The genomic DNA ATTCGAAATTGATTGTTTCTATTTGAGTTTCATTATGGACACCGTTTCTGTAACGGTAaaacttttcttatttatatacCTTGAATGAATTCTTTAAACTAATCTTTTTGTCaaactatttttttccagattgattgttttaataaaatatttattctaGTTTTAATTAACAATATGAATAAGTTTttgatatttcaatatttCCATCGTTAAATTCATTAGTAATCGTCCAAGCAACGCGAGGATTTTCATctagtttattttaaaatcagggGGAGTGAATAGAGAGAGAACATACAGAATTGAAATGAGGTGATGATCGTTCTATAAAGCATGAGGACTCTTAAgttttatttatatgtattgaATATTTGGGTGAGTGATGAGTAATTTATCCTAAATAAGggatttttgaaatatatgaataCAAATGTTCAAAATTTATTGTCATGGCCATATTGGTATCCAAGTAATGtatgtatcttttttttttttttaaataaagtgAAATGATTTTGGACATTATAAGTATGATATTTTTTGGGGAAATTGGTGAATCCACCTCGGTAGAAGGAAATGACTCAACTGGAACAAAGAGGCTGCCAAATGTGCAGTCACCAATACAATGAGGGAGCTAAGAAGGGTTGGGATCGGGGAGGATCTATTCAGCTGCCACTAAATGTTTTGtttcataatttcttttagATATCAAAACCATACGTGTATTCGGCTAGTTTAGATGTACATTACACATAGGGTTGTCAAGTTCAACCCCTTCATCTGCATTATTTTTCAGTTGGATTTTCTTGGGGGCGTTGGTTTGAATTAAGATGAGAGTACGTAGAGGAAACACATGTACGTTTAATGATTCGAAATTGTGATTGTGAATTATTGATGGAAAATATTTGTATTATTGGACTGGACtatttatagattttatgAAATTGCATTGGTATTTGAGTCTTATATAACTCTCCGGATTTGAGATCTTCGGGGGGCCAGGAACCGGGGGTATTACAGTATCCCCAACTATGCATATGCTTCACAAGGAATGTTGTCAGTATCATTCCATTTCTCACGAACCGACCTGCAAATTTCCTTGATATTAAGGttacgtttggtttcatagtaaaattttaaaatcagattttgattttgattttgattttgagtggtataaatgaggcccaccctttgactttgtatgagttatgttgttttgttgtggaaaaaagtggtataaatgggacccactctttgactttgtatgaattattttgttttgtagtgggtagagttaagttagaattgtgattctaaaataatattggGAAACCAAACAGACCCTAAAggggcgtttggtttcagagttaaagtaactttgattttgattttgattttaatcgtggaaaaagacaaatgagatagtattataaatttgatttgagaatcgtgtgtttttgttgtgtagtgggtagagttaaaatcaaaatcgtaattttaaaatctgatcatgaaaccaaacatgccctaaAAGCTTCTGATCATAGTAACAGCACCTCTGTCAATAAAACAAGTGTGTTAACGTTTGAAAGATTTGTACGAGTTCCGTGAGCCATATTCTAAGACCTGCAACAGCATGAAACTCATGAAGAGTTGTTAAAAGGATTCGTCGATTGTCTGTGATGATCGAATTGGTTGTTTGTCACTGGAAGCGGCAACAATATGTCCATATGACCGAGAACTTTTCTGCTGCAAAAGCTCTataaagaagaacaagaaaagaTCTGCAATTCTAATGTTGGGAAACTCGTGTCTGCCTATTTGATTCAGCTGATAACAATTGTAGAATGTTCGCTACTCATGAATTCAATGGACGCCCAGAGAAAGAACGATACGATTAACACATTGAGTTCGGGCTTGTGTTGAACCTAGCTTCTCCCCTGATTTTCATGCCATATGTGGCCATCTGATGACTTTTCAATTTCTTGACTCTCACACAGCTTCTCCATTTGGAGTTCATGTAGGACACCTACTACCTGCCAAAATTGCCAAGTGAAGATCATTGTGATCATAAATTATTTGGCTGCGGAAAAGCAAACCTCGTTCAAACATATTAAATACTAATATCGCCTGTCAAATTCATTGATTCGGTTTGAGAAACTTCAGCGAAATGATTAGATTGAGTTTGGTGATATAACGTCTCTTGCATACTTTCTTTGTACAGTCTCAAATCTATCGACCTTCCAAATGGATGCAGATGCAGTCATAACCAggaattttttacatcattTTCCTCTAGATAGACGGATGTCGGAATAAATCGTACAGATGTATAATAAGCCGATATTCGAAAAAACTCACGCAGCAACTGATGCAAAATGAACTTATGCAAAACAAAAAACCCTTAGCTGTTTGGCGAAAGAAGCAACACAGACAGCTCAATCTCGTCTCCTTTTCAGGACATTTCCTAAATATCAATGAGCAACAGCCAAGAAAAAGCAACCAAAATGGTTGCAGGCCTTCAAGAACAGCTTTCTGGATAACAAGACCTTCACCGAACGCACCTTATGGTTCTTAATTCTATAAATAGCATCAGAGCAAGAGACTTTCGAAACATAAGGCAACGCACAAACACCTTATTCTCTCTGCTGCCAGGCCGAAATGTCTTCCATGAAGCTCTTCCTTGTTCTCATTCTTGCCACTATTCTCAATCCCGGCTTGGCAACTCGATCAGCAGCAATCTTCGGCACTACCACCAGTTGGAGCAATAGCAGAGCCAAAGCAGCTGCATATGCTCCTCCTGCCAAGCAGATCCCGTTTATCATATACAAACTCAAAGACAACTCGACAAGCCCCGGAAACAGCCGGTTCGAAACAGAAATCGGCCGCACCTACGGTGTGCAGACCCTGGCAACCGCCAGTCAGTATGTCGTGGGCACCCTGTATCAGGGACAGATGCCACACTATGGGAAGGACTACTCCGAGGTGGTAGTTGTCATTGAGAGCTTTAACCAGGCCAGGATCGGACAGTATCCTCTTGCAGTGGCCAGTACTGTGGGAAACAACATCCGCCTGAACTCCGATTACATCCAACACTTCAACGGAGACGTCAAATACGAATTCACTGGAATTATGTACCATGAGAGCACACACGTCTGGCAGTGGAACGGGAATGGAATGGCTCCGGCTGGGCTTATCAATGGCATAGCGGACTATATGAGGTTGAAGGCAGGTTGGCCCTCTGTGAACTGGGGGAATCGGGGCTCGGGTAACCGGTGGGATGAGGGTTATGATATCACAGCCTACTTCCTGGAATATTGCAATGCGATCAAAGAAGGATTTGTTCCAGAGCTGAATGGCATGATGAAGGATGACTACAGCGATGACTTCTTCGTGTCGATACTCGGGAAGAGTGTCGATGAACTATGGTTAGAGTACAAATTAGCCTATGCCATTCCGTCACCTTCACCTGCACCTGCACCCACCGCCATGCCACCATCCCCGTCGTACTAAAACTGGTGATCGTagaattacccaaaaaaaaaaactcgtgATTGTGTTTCACTGTTACTATTTTTGCTGCTACGGAAGCCTACTCATCGTTACTTGTGGAAGATAATGAGTGATAAAGTGGATTAATCTTCTTTTGTTCCTGTATTCTACATCAGTAGATGAGCCCTATCTAATAAACTATGTTATGGAATGCCCATTTGTCGTTCGTTGTTGGCCGATGAAGGGTAAGATCTCATGAGCACGACAAATAGCTTCTGACCTCtgagtgtgtatatatacccGATTAGATTCTCATACTTGACTAGAACTTAACTGATAACCAAACTTATTAAGAACAATGCACATTATCATAAGTTGTAACGATTGTTCAAAATAATTACTAGGGCCCGCTGTAAATGCCTTCATATGCCTTGACCACAATGTTAAAATTCCAATTCCAAAGCTtatattaaaaggaaaaaaaaaacacaaagttAAGATTCCAAAGAAAGATTATTTTAAACCAACAATTTCCAAGAAATGAGATTTTAATGTCGGGATTGCCTAGCAGTATTCACCTACGCTTGTCTTCatagagaaaaaggaaaataagataatattggtccttaaataaataatcccGCGTATAGACATGTAGTAGTCATTGTTATTcaagttatatatttttcaactcTAAGAGAGGCCTatggatctttttttttaataggtGCCTATGGAttttataaaagaatataaaatatataattatatagaaatttcattgatgaaaGTTGAAcccataatttttatattccgAGCAAGTAATTTATGCTTAATTCTCACTGGTGagggaaaagtaaaacaagGAAACAAGGAAAATCTTCACTACTAAAGATCAAATCCATAATCATTTGGATTTGAGCTGGTGATTTGTATCAGTGCACCATATCCCTTTTCAATGTTCTAACTAATTAActaaaacaaaatcaattcGTATAGCAGACCTTCCTTtcctaagaaaataaaatcgtTTGCTCCGACTTTGAAAGATTAATGCCTCCTCTTGTGCTTTTCATAACGGTTCAATATTTATAATCGTCAAGCTATAATATCCAAGTTGGATATGCTGATATTCTACTTAGTTATCATCGCCATCTAGGGAATATTTTTACTTCTCAAATCAAGTCACAATTCAAAGCATAACGTAGGAATAGGATTAGTCTCTAATTTCTAATAGGaaaacatacaaaatttcGGAATCAGCCGCTTTGCCATATGGAAGAGGTGGTCACATGGAATAGACGTTCCATATcctatacacacacacacacacacacacacacacacacacacacacacacacacatagtGACCGCATGAAACAATGGAGTCCATTACGCCGACGACTTCTTCATGCAGCTTCTCGGGAAGAGCTTTCTTTCTCACTGGGACGCTTTCAAGGCAGCATATGCGAACGCACCGGTACTTACTCCGGCTTATTATTAGGTCCAAGTGGCTCAATCAATAATATCTTACACGCGACTATCATCACCTGTCAATAAATTCCTGCATTcgaaattataagaatattAACTTGTCTTTTCAATGTCGTTAAGTTCTTTTATAAATCACGCACAGCTATGAACTGTCAGTAGTTGGaggatttttccatttttctgtCTATGCTTGTACGGAATTAAcccataataataattttacataTCATATTTCTGTCTATGCACAATTATGAACTGAACCGAACCGATTTAACTAGTTTgacatttattttccttaaagaaaattttggattCGAGTCTTATGGATAAAGAAAGTCAATGATTGAAAGTGTTTTACTCATTAGTGGATCGATCTAGACTCGAACTTGAATTATTTGGGTAAtcggaaaaggaaaaaaaaaaattcccatCAAGTAGGGAAGGCCTATAGAATAATTTTCTTCGAACTCCACAATGGGCTTTCAGAACTGGGCCTGTACGGGCCTCTCCACAAAGCCTCAAGCTAAAGCCCTAAGACCGTGGATGGCATGATTAATTAGGCCCACCAAACTCGGGAACGACATTCAATCCATCAATTCGGTGAAATTCTTTAGTGCAATCTCTTTTCAGACCGTGACCATTTCGCAGCATATGGTAATTGAAGTTTCCGGTAATCTCTGATTTTCTCGAGTGGGCTCGCGTCCCTAAAAAATCTACCCTTGGATCTTCTATTGGATTGGACAAATACATATACGAGAAATAGAAACCGTTAAAACAACGTAAGAGGTCTGGACAAGATATATATCAGGAAAGACAGACAGAGGGAGAGACAACCCAACCATGAACGTGGAAGAGGAGGTCGGGCGGCTCAAGGATGAGATCAAGAGACTGGGCACGATCCAGTCTGATGGCTCTTACAAGGTACATTCTCACCTGGGCTTCCTTCAATATTCGATCTTGTTATCGTTCGAGAGGGATCCGCACATGTACTTGCAGCATGGATCTCATTTGAATTGCTCGTTGATTCGGATCCGTAGTTTCCGAGATACTCTCTGTGTCTTGTCCTGTCCGTGCGCATATGCCTAGATTCGTAGTTTTGTTCCGGCAGTAGGGATCGAAGAACATGCTCAAGAATGATGAATCGGATCAGAATTTCTGAAACAGCTAGACAAGTTGGATAGGATGCGAGCTACGGAGGGTGAAAGTAAGATAAGCTAGTGAAACTGTTGGAATGATAATGCTCAGCAAAAGAACGCTCAATTTTATTGGAAATTCAGAAAGTTAGGGAAAGGGGACTTCCTCAGAATAACTACTCATTCCTTCTGAATGACAAGGTTATTGTAAATTATATCATTATCTATACGTTCTTCCGATCTTCGACTCGACACCGCAACATATATTCATGTTTGCCGACCCGACTAGGAAGTTtgctgtttttcttttcttccttaagATATCGTCTGGTTTTCAAGTTGCTGAAAGATATCAATATGTCATTTTTGTGCACTTTCCGAATCAGTGTTCTGTTTTCCTTGTAAGAGAACCCCGATTGTTTACGGTTTCTATGTTTCTGTGTGCAGTCCTCGTTTTGTTTTGACTGACCGGAGTTGTGAATTTGTACCAACTGTAAGCAGTGGGCTGTATATATACAGCACCGAAGGTCAAGGTTAATGTGGCTGCCGATCCCCCAAGTGTTTTTTCTACAGGATAAAAGCTTTGTGAATGTCTACAACTTAACATAGGATAGCCCACACGTATGTCTCAGTCTCAGAAGTTACCATGAAATTCTTATTGGCTGAAACGAGTTATTTCCTCTGTTTCAAGGTGACATTTGGCGTGCTGTTCAACGACGACAGATGCGCCAACATATTTGAAGCACTCGTG from Punica granatum isolate Tunisia-2019 chromosome 2, ASM765513v2, whole genome shotgun sequence includes the following:
- the LOC116195376 gene encoding costars family protein, translating into MNVEEEVGRLKDEIKRLGTIQSDGSYKVTFGVLFNDDRCANIFEALVGTLRAAKKRKVLSYDGELLLQGVHDNVEITLMPLPPAATS
- the LOC116197262 gene encoding uncharacterized protein LOC116197262; this encodes MSSMKLFLVLILATILNPGLATRSAAIFGTTTSWSNSRAKAAAYAPPAKQIPFIIYKLKDNSTSPGNSRFETEIGRTYGVQTLATASQYVVGTLYQGQMPHYGKDYSEVVVVIESFNQARIGQYPLAVASTVGNNIRLNSDYIQHFNGDVKYEFTGIMYHESTHVWQWNGNGMAPAGLINGIADYMRLKAGWPSVNWGNRGSGNRWDEGYDITAYFLEYCNAIKEGFVPELNGMMKDDYSDDFFVSILGKSVDELWLEYKLAYAIPSPSPAPAPTAMPPSPSY